Part of the Trichoderma asperellum chromosome 1, complete sequence genome is shown below.
AGGGCGATGGCCTTGGCGACAGTAACACCATCTAGAACAAGCAGTAtgtcagcaacagcatctttgAAATAAAAAGCCAAGATTGGGAATTCTCTCAATTCTTACCCTTGGTGATCTTGGGAGAGCCGAAGCTGGACTCAATCAGGACATTTCGGCCCTTGGGTCCAAGGGTGGTAGCAACGGCCTTGGCAAGAGTATCGGCACCGGCCAAGAGAGAGGCGCGGGCCTCAACACCGAACTTGAGCTCCTATTCCATCCAGTCAGCAACACGGAACAGTGTTTCGAATCCCAATTGCATGGTCCTACCTTGTGAGCAAATCGAACTTGCTGACCAAGGCTGCTTCCAGATCGGTACTTATAAGCGCCGGACACAGCCGAGGCGCGGGCACGAGAAGCCAATGCGCGCTGCATTTTGTATGCTGATTTCTGAAATtgggggaaagaaagaaaaaagaacaaggaaaCGGGGGTATCACAAGCCTGAACCAAGACGAGCCAGCCTTCAGAGGAACAGCAggttggaggaggaagagaggatcTGGAAACCGCTGGTAGTTAATTGGAGAGCAGCTTGGACGCCCCCAAAAAAATTGTCACGGAGCGTCGGTAAAACATGGATCCTGAGCCGAGCCAGCGCCGAAACAAGCTTAGCGGCGTCGCCAGAGCTGTTCTACCCTCTTCCAGCCGAATCTGTGGACTCTGGGGGGAAGAAGCCTTAAGCCGAATTGGATGATTAAGCTGCCGTTATTATTGATATCCGGCAGCGAGAGCCATGTTAGAGAGTCATGTCAAAAGAAGCCGTGATTAGAAAGCTAGAATTGTTTGCTGCTATGTACTTGCGACTACGGAGCGTTGTCCTCGATGGTCTGTCTTGAACCCCGCCATGCTCGAATTTCCCCGCcatcaaaagaaaaatacctATACCTGGTTGGAATACCAACATGAActcagctctctctcatccatacctttcttttttgttacTTTTCTGTTTtccgattttttttttgtaataaAATTCTTGTTTTTGAAAATCATACTTGGCCATTCTTGAAGCTCGTGAAAGCTCAGCTTGCTTCTCGCAGTCCTCATCCCTTGTCTTCTCTGAAcaagggggaggggggtatCAGTTGCGCGacataagaaaataaagacaagagttataaaaaaaaaaaaaaaaaaaaaaaaaaaacgaagaaagaaaacattGGAAAAGACAATTGAATAAATCtctgaataaaaaaaaggcaaacaaTCTTTTTCCTTGAACTTCTGGTCAGTATAATTggttttgttgttgttgtttttgttgaATAGATAGTTTCATCTTGCTTCCTTGCATGCATATGCTGCCAAAATGATATGCTGCCGCAGTGTAGCAGATAGTCTAGTTCGAGTTAAGGAATTCGAGAAGCAAGTCGTGGCTAAATGGCTCCTCATGGTTAAAGAGCTCGTTGCAGCCAAACAGTCCGTCGTGACCAAATAGCTCTTCATTGTATGCCAGAGCAGCCTTCAACCATCAGTCTAACTCTCGTTTGACGCTGGGAGAAGAggtggacgaagaggaagtagatgaagaggagcCAGTACTCACATCAAGCTCGTCAAGTTCTTGTTCCTTGGGGGTGTCCGCCACAGGTCGCGAAGTCTCTGGTTGAAATGCCGGGACTTGACTTTCAACAGGAGAAGAAACAGGAGAGACTGaggcctctctctctttgacAGCGAGGGGGGAGCTCAGTGGAGATTGCTTCTCAGCGGGCTGGCCAGGGACAGCTGGAGCGGGAGGAGAAGGCAGAGTGAAATTGTAGGGAGGAATTGGCATAAAGCCTGGGTGGCCCATACCATAGTAACCTGCGTAATGGCCATAAAAGGGATTTCCCATGAAAAAGGGCTGCTGGCAGCCATCGCGAAGCACGTGTCCGCCAGGGCTGATCTGTCCATGGCTAGGTCTAACGGGAGGATAAGAGAAATTTCCCGTAAAAGGATCAAAGAGATTGCTTCCACTCATGTTTTGCTGAGTCTGCTTGTCAATGGGGGAAAGATTCTTGGTGCTCAGAGGCTGTattcccttttccttgttaGTATAGAGTATCAGTTAATGGTTTTTAACGGAGATGGAACTCACCTCAGTACCCTTGAGCGTGAAATTGGGAGGGGCAAAATTAAATTGCTGGgcgtcttctccagctccgaGTTGGAAGCCCTGTGCATTCATGCTGTAGTGAGGAGCAGACATGGGGCGACGTGGAGCTGCATGTCGGACAGGAGTTGGTGTAACCGGGACCTGTATATCGTCCTCAAGAGTAGAAAATGACAAGTGAGCAGactcatcttcgtcaactTCTTCCAATGCATCAAGAGCATCAGGAAGATTGATCTTAGCATCATCCAGCTTTTCATCAAAACCTACAGCTCGAGTGGCATGTTTATTATCCCCAGAGGAATCACGAACATACCCTCTGATGCTAGGATCAAAGGGAGTAAGAGGAGATGCTTTCTGGGCTGGGGGAGGGACCATGTGTCCCTCAGCAAGAAGCTCCTTGCGGAGGCGATTGACGTGCTGCAAGACCGCCGCACCTGATGAACCAGGACGGAGGCGATGAGCAATGGCATCCCAAGGAATGTTAACCTTGTGGCGGACACATTCGTAGTGAAGGTGGAGAATGAGCTTCTCTGCCATGCGAGGTCCTTTGGAAGAGTTAGTAACTAGAATATGTACGTTGGTAAAGGGAATTGGGATCCTATCAATTGAATCTTCACTTACGGTTCCACATAATCAGGCTGCGTCCAGTAACTCGTCCATTACCTTTCTTCTGCTCATCAGTAGGAAGATTGTGGGAATAAGTGGTATCCCGCGGAACAGAGTTCGGAGTCTTGATTTTCTCAGGCAGGGCATTCTGCTCGAGTTTCAATGCCTTGGAAGGAGATCGACGGTCGTGAGCAGCGGTGCGTCCCTTGGAAGGAGTCTTTTTGGCTGGAGTACCCATTGTTGCAATGCAGAGTCAAATTTGAAGAGAATTGAGATCTGTTCGCAATGAAAAGCAATTGTTAGAGCTGATTGAGCATGTCTGAAGTGTTGAAGATGTGCTGAAATTGAGTAATTCGAAGGCGTTGAAAAGAGGAGGCTGGGAAATTCTGCTTCCAAGGGCTTAATTGCTGTGTAAGGCAGCAAAATGatgataaaaaaagctatagaagatgaaaatagGTTACTTACACTCAATTGAATTGTTGTTTGTGTTGTTTGAGCGAGAAATTAGCTGCAATTGGTGGCGAGGCTGTAGTTCGTagctggagatgaagatgatgaagagaaaaaaagaagaggtgagggaagagaagaagagggaaaagacacAAACCTGAAAAGTGTTTCCCAAAATAGAACTCAAaatttttttcattttcaaaAGTTTTGCTCTCCGTCTGGGTGGAATTGTGTGTCTGTCTGGCAGCTGGCAGTGTCAACGAGGCGCGATATCAACTGGAAGTGACGGCTTGCCCCAGCAAGTGGCAGCGCAATTGGCCGATGAATGGGCAACGAGACAGCCTCAATACACTGAATTCTCCACTGATGCATTGCTAGCTGCAGATTGGTGTCATTGTGGGACTGGCAAATGTGAAGACTTATTCTCATTAAAGCTGCTAGCAGGAGTAGAGATCGCACGCAAGCTAGATTGAGTTGCAGACATGGGCTATTTACACGAGAACATGATATCTGCCAAAATAAACCCCTTTGCGCCAGATCCCAGTAAATAATATCCCACTACCCATTTGAAACCTGATGTCCATCGATCATACCATAGCTTCTACAATTGAGCCCATTCCGACAGCCGTGTCTACTTGCTAGACTTgaacagcttcttcaagctgtATCGTAAGCCTCGACTGGTATTCGAAGAAGTGCTGTTAGAGGAGCTATTGATATGCTGCATTGATGACATAGACTCGATTTCTAAGCCACGATGACAAGTGCACTGGCTAGAGCTTCCATCGCTAGAGACAGACCGTCTGGTGCCAGAAATATCAGAGACAGAGAACATGGCCTGTTGCTGAGCAAACATGATGTCGCGAATAGCTAGCTGAGCCTGTTGCTGAATTGCAGTGTAGACTACTTGGTTGATAGCCATGGGGAGATTCGCGACTACTTGAGAGAGGTGGCTGACCATGGTAATGGTTGCGGCGAGATTATCGGCTTGAGCTCCGATCATGGTGTTCATGGTCTTGGATTGTGTCTTGAACTCTTCCATATTTTGTTCAATGGTGCGATAGTGAAGGTCAATTTGGCGGCTCAATGTGTCATTTTGATCCCGTATGTCGATGTTCTCGCGATGAAACGATGCCAGAGACTTCTCCAGTTGATTTGTATTTAAGAGCAGATGACCGACTGCCTCAGTCATCTTCTCCTCTACCCCTTGTTCAATGATGGAGTATATGATCTCACTGGCATTGTTGAAGTCGATGGATGTCGTAGAAGCGGAAGCTGGTTCTGAGTCTAAGGCCatgttggagaagatggcacCATTCGGTTCAACGGTTTCCGCCTTGGTGTCTTGAATAGCGGCAAAGAGCGCATCTAAAGCATTTTGAGCTTTACTTGCGGAAAAGGAGCTTGGATTTACATCCGAGATTGAAGGAGCAGAAGATTGAGCTGTGGTATCGTCTGAAGAACTTTGAACAGATCGCACCGGAGATTCAGGAGGAGTAATGAGACCTGTGAAGAGAGGATTCATCTTTTGCATGTAAGCCGTCGAATATGCACCGGCTTCGTTGTTGGGAAATTGGGCTTTGCCATCTTCCTTGGAAATGGAAGCCATTCCAAgctgaggagatggatgagacATGGTAACAAGAAGCTCTCTAGGAGTACTTCAGATGTGACAACCTTAGTGGAAGCAAGCTCAGAGGCGATTCGTACGGAGATGGGATACGTGATAATTGCCGATTCTCTATCAACTGGTGAGTTGGACTTTGGTGATGTAGAGAGGCACTGGATGgaatggaggaggagcgtAGTTCAGAGTATCAGCAAAGATAATGATGTCACCAATAAACAATACCATTGTCTATTGTAGCGATGATACCTTTCTCGCATATTGTCTTCAATATCATATCTTTAGCGACAATAGCCTGCCGCTTCTATTCAACGAGTGTTGCATTTTGTTTGTGGGGCCTCTCCCCTTTCTTCGTCTCGGGTGCACAAGTACGCGACTCGAGGCCAGCCGTCGGCAGCTGCAAATTGTGGTCAATTCAGGTGTTACAAGTACAACAAAGAGTTGAACAGACGTGTTGCGGTCGGGTGCGTTTGTCAGACTGGCGGTCTCGGCAAACAGTGAATCACGGTTTGTCTTGACGAGCTAGCAGCGTATGGAATCAGATAGCGATATAGGACTGAACACGGCTGCAGAATTCGGGCGATAGGAGCTATGCTATCCAACTGTAGATAGAACTGTAGATAGAACTGTAGATAGGACTATTGCCTCTACAAATCGAGATAGGCGAGAGAAGATCACAATATTACTGCTACGATTTGATTTGGTTTTTTGGCTTTGTATCAGGGGAGatgtatttataaattaaacgtATCTTCTTGCTCACGGCATTCACATCCAATGACGACGCTTTCAGTAAACCGTTTTCAATTGCAATGACTTAGTAGTTCTTCACTAGATAAATCCACACCAAACCAAATGTTCAGGTAATATCCTGCGTCATATCATCCCTCAATACTTGGGGCCTTTTCGTTTCTCCAACTAGCCCAGATACGTTTCCAAACCGCAAGAGCTACTCAATCTACTCCAAGGGATAAAGTAAACATTGCATTACAATGTTAATCAGTGGCTTGATGTGCAGCGGGAGAGTGCAGACGCAACAAGTCTAGGCCGAATCAAAACTTGTGCCAGCGTCAGAGTCCGCGCCAGTGTCGGGAACATCTACATTCAAAGTGTTAGCCCATTATCCGGAAAGCATAACTAAAAGAAAGTCAATATACCAGAGAGAGGGGAGTCGTATTCGTCCTTGGGCTCTTCCTTGGGCTCTTTCTTCACGCCCTTGGTGGGCTTGGAGACCAACTTTGGGTCTTTGGTATCATCGTcactttcttccttcttagTAGCTCtagtcttctttttggcgCTGCCTCCAGATGCTCCAGCTGGCTTGCGTTTGACTGGGGTAGTCGGCGTCTTGCCATCTCCAGTGCTGGATTTAGCTGCAGGCTTGGAAGAATTCACTCCATTTGCCTTGAGCATTCGCTCATATCTCTTCTGACTGCTTAGAAGCAACGGCGAGTTGTTAGTTACAATCGCAAAGTTAGGATCAGGACAGCCTAcgcagcagccttggaaaCAATTCCAAGCTCTTCAGCGACGAGATTGAAGTCGGGCTATAGTATtgggttaaaaaaacttGTTCAAGAAGATATAGTAAGGGTTTGCTTCTTCACTTACTCTTCCGTTGGTGGTGTGACCAATGCAGGACACAAGGAAGCGGACTTGCTCAGCGGGATCTTGCTTAGACATGGTGATAAGCGCGATAATTTGTTTGAAACTGTGAAAGAATATTAGAGATTGAAAATAATATTCGAGATGAAATGGTTGTgaggaggacgatgatggGTAGGTTGGCAGTGACAGATGGCATGAGTAGCTAATGGGTGCCGTCGCCGAGACAGAGGTGAATTTGTAGAGgaatgagatgagagatgaACAAGAGTTAGAAGCATACAAGAGTAAATTGTCAAGATTTGATCTTTTGGAAACTGAAAGTGAGCAAGTGTGTGGACGATGATTTTGGAGCTCAGAGAGGGAGATGGGACAAAAGAGAGGGAATGGGGGGAGAAAGTCTTGGACGGAAGAGAGATAGGTGAAGTGGGCGCCTCAGGCAATTTCAGCGCAGGCTTGTCACTGTCCAAGCAAAGACAATAAATTCCAAGACAAGGAAATGTGTGCGTAGGAGATGCGGCAGTGAAAGTGAAGTGGCTGTTGGAACACTTGACCGCTTCACTTTTCGCTCAGGAGAGCCGGTGAAGACGAGCAGGCACACGATGCTGGGGTTAGACAGAGAGCTGGGTTGATGAAGTGgcgataaaaaaaattgaaacaaagaaaacattGGAATTGCAATTACCAAGGAACGTTCAAATGCTGTAGCTAAAGGCGTTTAGGACTGAAAGTGCGtgtgcaaagaagaagagagagatgatgatgcgacGCAGATTGTCCACTGCACACCGACTTCTCACTATGCGAAATTAAGAGATGACGCGTTTGGATTTTGGAATTTTTTTGaaagctgaaaaggaaaagtaaTAACAAAGGTGAATTGACCTTGTGACCGTGGCAACCAATCTCGCAGTCTTTGACACTTGGTGGCAGAGTGTCAAGTCTGCGGATGGATGACTGACGCTCTACTCTCGCCAGCTGTACTCGTTTGCTATGCCGTATCTAGACTACCGTCTGGAATTAACATTTTGTGACAGTGGCAGAGGATATCTTCGTTTATACTCAGCCTATTCATCCAATTAAGATGAGAAAAGTGCTATCATGGATCAGGGGGTTTATGCTGGGCTAGTTGGTGTTCGTTAACTCAATATTTGATATCAGTCACATATCTTCTAGAGAGCGATCAGGTGAATGAACcagaaaatataatagtgTGGCTAAAACGTCATGAGTTTAAATGCGTAGATGAACGGTGTCTTATCCGATCCAGCTTCAATATATCAGCGTATTCAGTACCTTCCCAGCTCAAATTGTTCCTTAGATGGCAGTAGTAAtaccaacagcaacaacaaccagTTTCTCCTCAAAGTCTTCAAAAAGgaccatcatcttcctcatcctttAGTCCCACATCCGGCTTAgtatcctcatcctcgctcttcttcacaTCCGAACCCGagctctcctccttcttagccaccatcttctttggGGTTCTCACTCTCAGCTTCTTGGTCACTTTGCCATCACCAGAGGGGCCCGTGACATCGTTGCTATTCTTCCCTTTGCTGGGGCTGCTGCCCAGACCGGCTTGGGCGTTGGGGCGCCAGCCGTGACGGACAGACATCTGGCGGAAGCGCTCCTTGGCACACTTGGCGTCCTTGAGACCCAGGTCACCAGCGACTTTATCCCAGTCAGCGTCGGGCTTTTGGGTCATGTTGTCGAAGACGGCCTTGATGAAGCGGAGTTCGTTCTCGCTGAGGCCGTTGACAGAGGTGGTGTCGGAGGTGTTTGCTTTCTTGGGAGGCATAGTGGGTGAATGGCGGTCTGGAGCTGATGGTTAGATGGCATCAAACGGTGtggcgaggaagatgaaaacTTGCTTCAATGTAGTTTTGTTCCAGGTAGGTAGATAGCGTCGTATTAAGCAGCAATAGGGCTGGATTAAAATCCACTGA
Proteins encoded:
- a CDS encoding uncharacterized protein (EggNog:ENOG41), with protein sequence MPPKKANTSDTTSVNGLSENELRFIKAVFDNMTQKPDADWDKVAGDLGLKDAKCAKERFRQMSVRHGWRPNAQAGLGSSPSKGKNSNDVTGPSGDGKVTKKLRVRTPKKMVAKKEESSGSDVKKSEDEDTKPDVGLKDEEDDGPF
- a CDS encoding uncharacterized protein (EggNog:ENOG41) is translated as MGTPAKKTPSKGRTAAHDRRSPSKALKLEQNALPEKIKTPNSVPRDTTYSHNLPTDEQKKGNGRVTGRSLIMWNRPRMAEKLILHLHYECVRHKVNIPWDAIAHRLRPGSSGAAVLQHVNRLRKELLAEGHMVPPPAQKASPLTPFDPSIRGYVRDSSGDNKHATRAVGFDEKLDDAKINLPDALDALEEVDEDESAHLSFSTLEDDIQVPVTPTPVRHAAPRRPMSAPHYSMNAQGFQLGAGEDAQQFNFAPPNFTLKGTEPLSTKNLSPIDKQTQQNMSGSNLFDPFTGNFSYPPVRPSHGQISPGGHVLRDGCQQPFFMGNPFYGHYAGYYGMGHPGFMPIPPYNFTLPSPPAPAVPGQPAEKQSPLSSPLAVKEREASVSPVSSPVESQVPAFQPETSRPVADTPKEQELDELDAALAYNEELFGHDGLFGCNELFNHEEPFSHDLLLEFLNSN
- a CDS encoding uncharacterized protein (EggNog:ENOG41) — translated: MSHPSPQLGMASISKEDGKAQFPNNEAGAYSTAYMQKMNPLFTGLITPPESPVRSVQSSSDDTTAQSSAPSISDVNPSSFSASKAQNALDALFAAIQDTKAETVEPNGAIFSNMALDSEPASASTTSIDFNNASEIIYSIIEQGVEEKMTEAVGHLLLNTNQLEKSLASFHRENIDIRDQNDTLSRQIDLHYRTIEQNMEEFKTQSKTMNTMIGAQADNLAATITMVSHLSQVVANLPMAINQVVYTAIQQQAQLAIRDIMFAQQQAMFSVSDISGTRRSVSSDGSSSQCTCHRGLEIESMSSMQHINSSSNSTSSNTSRGLRYSLKKLFKSSK
- a CDS encoding uncharacterized protein (EggNog:ENOG41) gives rise to the protein MLIPDDPAEQVRFLVSCIGHTTNGRPDFNLVAEELGIVSKAAAQKRYERMLKANGVNSSKPAAKSSTGDGKTPTTPVKRKPAGASGGSAKKKTRATKKEESDDDTKDPKLVSKPTKGVKKEPKEEPKDEYDSPLSDVPDTGADSDAGTSFDSA